The following proteins come from a genomic window of Lolium rigidum isolate FL_2022 chromosome 5, APGP_CSIRO_Lrig_0.1, whole genome shotgun sequence:
- the LOC124656796 gene encoding F-box/FBD/LRR-repeat protein At2g04230-like, producing the protein MDMIVTEALDLKKSDDIDASVSLIWVRQAEEVVRTSVLSSEWRWMWTACPKLHFNGVDDARRNGGNQNSQMFIDGVNAVLQKHRGKFVDNLEIKFIAENKQVYHINNWIRFAISSRTRKLAFDLASPRNGQGHRDHYRFPFELLDKESVCCLQCLQLSFVCLKPPSQFVGLPNLRKLELYLVKTTRRDLENMLCNCCKLERLSLVRCHLNDELRVTQPLSHLQYLQVICCRITKLEFHAANLSTFVYDGSCIPFSLHHASKLENAKISFIGAILQHVAESLLDGLPNIQNLTLQLALSWLEVYWN; encoded by the exons atggacatgatcgtcaCTGAGGCGCTTGACCTTAAGAAGAGTGATGATATCGACGCGTCAGTCTCTCTCATCTGGGTCCGGCAAGCAG AGGAGGTTGTACGGACCAGTGTTTTGTCAAGCGAGTGGAGATGGATGTGGACAGCTTGCCCCAAACTACATTTCAATGGTGTCGACGATGCGCGTAGGAATGGGGGGAACCAAAATTCCCAGATGTTCATCGACGGTGTTAATGCAGTTTTGCAAAAGCACCGTGGGAAGTTTGTCGATAACCTTGAAATTAAATTTATAGCCGAGAACAAGCAAGTTTACCATATCAATAACTGGATTAGGTTTGCCATATCGTCCCGGACAAGGAAGCTAGCTTTTGATTTAGCCTCGCCACGTAATGGTCAGGGACACCGTGATCATTACAGGTTCCCATTTGAACTTCTAGACAAGGAAAGTGTATGCTGCCTACAGTGTCTTCAACTTAGCTTTGTTTGTTTAAAACCTCCTTCCCAGTTTGTAGGCCTTCCAAACCTAAGAAAGCTTGAACTCTATTTAGTGAAAACCACTAGGCGGGATCTCGAGAATATGTTGTGTAATTGCTGTAAACTTGAGCGGCTGAGCCTAGTCAGATGTCATCTGAACGATGAACTGAGGGTCACTCAGCCATTGTCCCACCTACAGTACTTGCAAGTAATTTGCTGCAGGATTACCAAGCTAGAGTTCCACGCTGCAAATCTCTCCACCTTTGTGTATGATGGATCTTGCATACCTTTTTCCCTCCATCATGCTTCCAAACTGGAAAATGCAAAAATTTCCTTTATCGGTGCTATTTTACAGCATGTTGCAGAATCACTTCTCGACGGTCTTCCAAATATACAAAACCTGACATTGCAGTTAGCACTTTCGTGGTTAGAGGTATATTGGAACTAA